The DNA region CTAATCCGGGTTTGGCAATGCGGCTTTAAGCGTGGAGCGGGCCCGTGTTTAGCGGAATCCCTAGGCCCTAATGGACGGTTTGCTCTCTGGGGTTACGTTAATATAAACTCTCTATCTCTTTGTATCCGTAGAGTAATGGCTTAGATCCGTGCGTGAGATCGGCGCCGGCTTGGCGGGTAATAAGGTCACGGGATGTCTATAGGTTTCCGGCGATGGCCAGTGCTCGATGCCTGTATGCAGTATGCAGGCCCCTATAGTAAGAAAGAAAATATAGAAAAAAAGATAGTATATTTTTTACAATACTAAAAACTACGATAATTTTTTTTTCAATACAAACTACAATAGGAAAGTAAAATGAGAATCTTTCTTATATTTTAAGCTCTAGTTTAGCCCCCCGCATCTTAGTTTAGAATTAAAAAAATAAGATGAGAGTGGCAAAGCACGATCTGCAATAGGGCATGGCTGTATGCGTTCACAGGGACGGCGTGCTGCAGTCCACGGCATGCTGCTCGCACGCTAGATGCTGACAGAGGGTACACAGCATGCAGATGAGGTGGGTCCAAGTAAGAACCCTTTTAATGCTACTCGTCACTTTGCGCTTCAGTGGAGTGGCCGCTTGTGTGCCGACATGACTAGGAGCAAGTGATTATTGATGTCAGATGCTGGCCATTAGCTACCTTGCTAATGCAAAACGGCACACAAAAAAAATCCCTAAAATAACAGCACAAGAAGTGAAAAGGCGTCCCCTGTCCGTAGTTGGTAGCTGCTAAGCTGAAGCATCGGCTGAATTAGCCCGGGCCTTGTAATTCATGTAATAGCTAAGTAGGTGTGCTTCATTAGCCAAAAGTACTTCGATAGTCATATGTCCCGAAGTGGGTGAAGTACTTACTAGCCTCCGTTTGTTTTTATCTAACGAATATTTCAGTGTGCAAGGCCCAAGACCTCAAATGTTGTATGGTGGGTCGCTTTACATTTGGGCCCACGGTATAGTACATTGGGCCAACGTCTGCGGCTTAGAATCTAGTTTATCCACTTTAATATACTTAATATTTATTACTAGCCGATATACCCCTGCAATGCTACGGGCGATCAGCATAcagtaattttataaaaatatgataTATGATACAATATATGTATTTTATAATTATTATAACTAAAAGAGAATGCTAATTATATATGGTTTCAGACTTTTAGCTGAACATACTGTTCGATTTTCGATTTTAATTTGATCTTTCTTTATCCATGGACCCACCACCGTTGTGGACCATGAAGATGGAGGAAAGTCAATGACAGACCAATAAAACGATCCTCTCTTTATATCTTTATTAGAAATAGGTAGAAAATAGGATAATAAATACGGGCGATGGTCATGGATTGTTGAGGCTGACCACCAGGCCCTGGGCCAAGAATGGCAGCATGGGGCCCAAAACGGCATGGCCATGCCAAGTGTTGCCGTAATGAATCGGACTTGTTGTCGCTGTTGCCCACGTTAGAGGAGTTGCCATGGCCGGCGAAAGGAGCCTCTTGATGGTTTGGTAGTTGTTATGGAGCTCCTCAAAAAATAGTAGGTAGGTAGGGTCTGGCACTCATGAAGGTGTATGGGGATCTCTTGGAGGTGATGATAGGTGGCCTACTGGTACCTGGAATAAGATTACACTTGAGACGCACCCAGTACTAGGAGGATGGCCAACGCCGCACGAGATGTCAGCGAGGGACTTGGTGCGTAACGGTGGTGGATCCATGGTTGAGGTTGGGATTCAACTTTAAAGTAAACCATATGTAGTCACAGAAGGATCTTGTCATTCACAATGAAGGTGGATGACTTGGGATTGTTGGAGAGATTTTCCAACACAGAGGTGATCATGCATTTGACAATGTTTCGATCGTTTTATCAGCGACTCGGGATCATAGAAATATTCAGGCTATGGAGGAGTGGCACGGTCGTCAAGCCTGAAATTGCTGAAGATGTAGTAGAAGTAACACTACTAGCCATAGTTTGATCTCATTACGTCAAGAACGACTAGGGTGTGAGAACACataactttttttttttgcgagaaCAAATATTGACCATCTTCAATTCTGCACTATGGAAGAAGGTGATAGGGTAAAGCATTGGCATGTGTGATGGCTTGTCGTGGAGGGCTAGGAATGTCAACAACGAAGTCTCTGAGCCTAGGGAGTGGTGGGGTGCATCATGGGGATGCACGGGGTTGGTGTCCATGGTGAGGGCACAATCGAAGTTGCATTGCAATTGATAGTTATGTAATCAATGATTGCAATTTAAATTATATGATATAACAATATACGGTTAAATATTTTCATCCTAACCGCGCTTGACCCTCCAATATGATCAAACACAACATTGCCTTGCATTACTGGCCTTTACTAACAGATTTGGTTGACAACAAGCGACTTATATATATGTTCCAGTACCACGAGTAAGTTTTGTCAATTTTCTGCTTGAAAAAAGAGAATTCTGCTCAAGAAAAAAAGATTTCGCGTTAAATAAAAATGGTTTGTAAGTTGTTTTCAATGGCTCAATGTTGATCCGATGGAAAAAAAAAGGTAATCTATGACGAATATGCAAAATCTAAATGACTTACTGGAAAATAGACCCATTTTTCAAAAGCATTTATAACGAATAAGCAAAATCTAAATCAGGTTACAAGAAAGTAGACCCATTTTAAAAAAGCATGCATGGATGGCGGTAACTGGTCCAATCTTATTGTCCGCCAACCAAACATACATTTTCTTTGTGATGAACCAAACGTACGTTAGATGGCCAAAGGACCCCCAAACTTCATTCTAGCTAGTAAGGTCAACAACAGTAGATGCAGACCAGAGAACAGCATAACAGGTGTGAACAATTCCGCTGCTTCTTGCCAGATCGTGAAAGAAGGCAGCACTCGACGGCTACCAACAGTTCCCTTCCGAAGCAAGCGATAACTACGCAGTCTTAGGCGACAAACTAGGGAAACAATATTTTTCTTTAAGAATATGCCTGAGCACGTATTTCATTAACAAAAAGAAACAGTATTTTCATGTGCCGGCGTTTGGTAACCTGCTCTGTCTCGGTGACAATAGAGCGGTAGTAGATCCTAATTTTTCATCCAAGATATATTCTCAGAAGTGTTTTTCCAACCATACTCTACTCGTGATTGGAAGGTTAAGACAAGCTTCGGGTTCCCGAATGAAAATCGACCCCGCCAAATTCCAATCCCATGTCGATTGGACGGTTCAGAAAGGAGCTGACAGCTCGTGATCGACTGCTTCTTGTTTCACGTTCCGCAACACTTCGCGCCGAAAATTTCTTGGCGCCGTTCACCAGGCGCCCACTGATTACGTCGCGTCAGCTCGCACACCGATTAGCCAAGCGCAAACAGCCACGTTCCCCGGTGACGAGGACCCAACCATCATCCCCATCGCACACCCAAGCGCGCAGCCACACCGCGCCGGTACACCAGGCCTCGCGAATGCGGCGCGCCGAGGTTGCCGTggtgggcgcgggcgcggcggggctggtggcggcgcgcgAGCTGCTGCGCGAGGGCCACGCCGTGGCCGTCTTCGAGAAGTCCGGCCGCGCGGGGGGCACCTGGGCGTACGACCCGCGCGCGGACGCCGACCCGCTGGGCCGCGACCcgcgcgcgcccggcgccgtGCACGGCAGCCTCTACGCGTCGCTGCGCACCAACCTGCCGCGCGAGCTCATGGGCTTCTCGGGCTTCCCGCTGGCCGGCCGGGTCTTCGCGGGCGACGCGCGCGCGTTCCCGGGCCACCGGGAGGTGCTCGCCTTCCTCGACGCCTTCGCCGAGGAGTCCGGCGTCGCCGCGCGCGTCAGGCTCCGAGCGGAGGTGCTGCGGGTGCGACCGCTCGGTGAGGGGCAGGGGGAgcggtgggcggtggcgtgGCGCGGGGAGGACGGCGAGGTCGCGGAGGAGGTGTTCGACGCCGTCGTCGTCTGCAGCGGCCACTGCACGGTGCCTCTGGTGCCCAAGATCCGAGGTGCCATCTGCTCTCCCTTCACCTTAATTCTCATCTAATTGAAGTAACCCCAGGTAAGAAGGAATATCTAGCAATGCTTGTGTTTTACAGGAATCGACAAGTGGCGGGGAAAGCAAATGCACAGCCACAACTATCGCGTTCCAGAACCATTTCGCGATCAGGTGCTTCCCTCCTCTGCCTCTTGTTTCTTGCAGGCTGGAGTAGTACTTGATTGTTACCTGTCTGATTCACTCGCGCTCCGCAGAGTGTTGTCGTTGTAGGATTGGGAGCCAGCGGAATCGACATCGCTAGAGAAATCTCAAATGTGGCCAAGGATGTCCACATCGCGGCTAGATACTCGGAGGACAGGCTTGGAAAGATTGAACTCTACCAGAACGTCTGGATGCACGGAGAGGTTCAAAATTCTGGACTTTCTTAAATCTCCTTGAACATCTCAGCCTGGAAGCTAACATGAGTACATGGCATTATGTGTTATTTGCACTGGTATGAACATTTGGTGATCAGATAGATTCCATCCAAGACGATGCCCGAGTGCGATTTGCTGAAGGTTCAGCAGTGGCTGCAGATACCATTCTTTACTGCACAGGGTAGGAACTAGGATCGCACGCAAAATCGTTTCTTCTACCCTCCTCATTCCGCATGCCTGACAGGCAACGAGTGACATTGCCCTTCAGGTATCGCTACCACTTCCCGTTCCTCGACCTGGACGGGCTCACCGTCGACGACAACCGCGTCGGACCGCTGTACGGGCACGTCTTCCCGCCCAAGTACGCACCGAACCTCTCCTTCGTCGGGGTGCCATCCAAGGTACGCCGGAGCCTCAACTGCTACGAAGAACCAAAATTTTCTGACGAGAACACATTGCTCGGACGGCACAATCCTCTGTTTATAATCAACCAAGACTTGGCGTGCTCTCGCAGACCCTCATCTTCCAGGCGCTGGAGCTGGAATCCAAGTGGGTCGCCGCCGCCCTGTCGGGGCGCGCGACGCTGCCGGGCGAGGAGCGCATGATGGCCGCCGTGCGGGAGGGCTACCGGCGGATGGAGGCGGCCGGCAGGCCGAAGCGCCACACGCACGCGCTGTGGCCTGAATGGGTAAGCGAATCCATCTGCTTCTGAAGAAAATCGCCGCGGGGGTTGGAAGTCGAAGGTGGGCAGGTACTGAAGCTGCCGAGGCCGTGCTTGCAATTTGCGTAGGTGGAGTACATGAACTGGCTGGCGGACCAGGTGGGCGAGCCGCACCTGGAGGCGCGGCGGCATGAGTTGTACGAGAGGGCGCTCAGGTGCATCTGGTCTCTGGACGACAGGTACAGAGATCgatgggaggaggaagaagaagagcacggcggcggcgactgtGGCGTCGTAGAGGTCAATATGCCGAAGCATCACCGTATCGTAGTGATTCCTCCTCTAGATGACGAGTGAGCAGTAATCTTCCCGGAAACAATTTGTCGTCTCAAATATTTTCAAACTGGAAATGGATCCTTCTTCCATATTATTTCCCCTTTTAAAATAGTAATGACTTCCTCCTTTTGGGCCTGCAAGCTATATCCCATGGCCCAATGAGCGTGCGTCATCGCCATTTCTTCGCAAGTCAAGAAGGTGGGCTGGCTGCTGCACAGTATGGGCTACACCGGGCTGTCTCCCACCTCATTGCAGCAGGGCCCTTTCTGTCAGGTCGTCGCGATCAGCTATCAATTTCTTCGCGAGACTCTGGTGGGCCTCGTGGGGCCGCTGCTGGACCCAGGATATATAGACTATCTCCGATAGATAGCAATGCATATACGATCGGTTCCCCGGCAGGGACGCCCATGCAGCATCGTCATCCACGGTCGGTTGTGTTGTGTCGGACACAAATTTTCGATATCCAGAAATGAATGAACTCTTAGTCTGCCCCTCTCGGAAATAAGCAAGGAGAAGTCGACTTTTTCCTCCCACAATCGAGGTTCTCTTTCTGGCTTTCTGTCCGGCGTTCGTCTTTATTTTTTCAGGGACGGCAGCAGCACGAGAACCATGCATGGTTCTAACTAATTATATCTATAACTTTGCATCACCTGGCCAATACCAACTCAGCAACTctatgatgaagaagaggataGGTCAAATACAAATTTTAACATCTGAATTTAGCTAGAGCTCTCCCTCACAGATCATGACACACTTGCTAGAGCAAAATATTTCCACTGTCATGTGTGTGTCCAATCAAAAGACGACCGACAATGCAACTGGAGAAGACGAACGTGCGTGCATTGCGCCGTGTGCCGAGAGCCGGCCGGCTTCACTGTTATGACTAGCGAGGTCAGCGGTCTGACCTGACTCCATCGATGGAGATGGACCGGGCCGGCTTCACTGTTATGACTAGCGAGGCCGTTGGACGGAGAAGCCTGCTGCCGTATACACGAAATCTAGACTTCCCAACGGCCAACGCCCGCTCCATCTCCATCGATCGATCCTCAGCAATAAAACATTGCCCCGTGCTCGAATCGATATTCGACAATAAATGCATTCCACACCGACAGTTGCaatgcatttttttttcttaagTTCCATTATTCCGAGATGTATAGTGTCAACTAAAATGCTTGTTTAAAAATCGATTAGTCAGCTCTCCCTCGTAAAGGTCGTCATGATACTGTTTCATCCAATCAAAGCCCAACGACGATCATAACTTCATAAGGGAACCTTTACGCTCAACTAGGACTTCCGAGGTCACCGATCTCATCTACTTGAGTCATCTTCTACATTCATCTCTCTATCCTAGATACTTTTACATGCTTGCGAGCAGTAAACAGAGCTGTCCTGCTCCTGGAGGCAAAGCAACACGTATGTACAAACGCGATGGGCTAATTTCTacctctatctctatctctatttATTTGTAAAGTAAGCAATGAGTTCTTGATCCATCAATTGGAATTCTAATTGGAACTCGGACAAATCAATCAGAATTCTAATCGGAACCCGGACAAATTAATCGGAATCCCAATCAGAACCCGAATAATCAATATCTCACGCGATAACGATACGGCTTGTATGTAAAGTGAAGGAGTACAAAGTTGACGGTCTTATGTAGGTCCGAATAAAATTTATATTAACCGTAGCAACATACATGCACTGTGCTAGTAATCTACTATCCGTAGTCTTGAAGCAGAGCCCACGCATGACGATATCGATGGACGCGCGCCAGCTGCACAGGGATTGGCAAGGTACATACTCTCTCTTTTATTTTGACTAATCTAAATATATAGTTTTTGCTATCTTACTGTTACTAATTAGAGGATCCTTTTGAAACCTTCATGTGAAGCCACCAGGGATCCTAGATGGACACTCTAATAAAATAAAGAAATCctaaaaattctcaaaaaaattagAAATATCTGAACATCAATCCAACAACTCTAATTATAATAGTCATTTGATATATTATCTTTCCTAATAAATTATCCAACTTTATCATTATGAAAACATAATAAAGTAACTTCTAaatatgtatctaaattacccacctctgccattctaaaaaaaatctaaagcAACCCCTAATTTTCATGTAAATTACCCACCCATGTCACTATAAAAATAATATAATAACCCCCTAAATTTGCTTATAATATATAATTATTAAAATTTAAAGTAACCCATAATTCTGAATTTAAATTGTATAATTATAACAAATATTAAAGTGCActaatataaaattctaaattactatttctatcattattaatatattgtTTATActattttttatataaaaaatactacccacgatatgtgtcaccatgtatttatgtatgatggaagagataagaataccAATTCACAGACAAATGGTtgaattaaatatatatcaaatacatatggaggtgtgatgtaaaataaaatttattgcaactagataatgatGAATATGTATTTTAGAGTATGTATTAGAATATTTAATTGATGAAAGAGGGCGTGAGAAAGATAACTATAATTATTATCTATAagctttatttttatattaattctaattagccGTGCGGGACCACGGGTTGATAGGCTAGTGCACCTAAATATACAGTATATCTGGATACGTAGTAAAAATTATACATATAGATTTGCCAAAACAATCTGGTttaaaatggagggagtagttaATTTATTAGCCGACGAGGTATAGCAGTAGTCAGCTGGCAGTAGAAAAGCTCGAGCCGTACGTGTAGAAAGTAAAACACGTTGATGCATGTGCATGGTTCGTGACGTGCTCATGCCTGTCCATATATATGCCCGCTCCAATCGATCGCGCGTAACACACCTGCAACTACAACATGTATCTTTGAAACTATACTCTCTTCGTTCTAGAATATAACTACGTTTAGATTTTTTAAAATTAAACATTTTAACTTAGActataaataaaaaaataattatAGCGACTAATAATATAAAAATTATGTTTGTAGATTTATCGTGAAACCAACTATTATTATTTATAACTTTTTCTATTTGAAATAATTTATTTTTAGATATATTGTTggttaaagtttaaaaggtttgCTTTTGAAAAAAATCTAAACATAGATAATTGTGGGACGGATGGAGTAAGACATATGCGTGTACTTATACCTCATTAATTAGCATGCAGTAGTAGATCATCACTACATATTTTGCTAGGAGCTACTAATAGGGTAGTAGCTAGTACCGGCAGCACGTTGCGCGTACTTGCTCCAACTTGCCACCCGTCACCGTCCGAGCGCGTCAGCCATGGCTGCTCCTCCACGAAAGGCCCTGCTGCTGCCCCTGGAGTCACACTGAACGAAAACAGTTCACGCATACCAGCTTGTGGCCACACCTTTATTTGTTTCCTACTAGTAGTCAATGTAATTTGCAAGTTGGCCTCTGCAACGAGTTCGCGTCTCTGCACCGATCCATGGCAGTAGACTACTAGTATAACATAGTCGTTGTCAGatggctagctagctagatTGGCGCTTGGCCTCCGCAGAGAGGCCAAGgcgaccggccggccggacgCGACGCCTCGTTGCCTCGCCACGTTGACACTTGGCCGGCCGCGTAGCTGCTCGACCACGCAGCAAGTGTACGACCCGCGAGCCACACGCATTTTTGTTTAGCGAGCAGCAGCTGGGCCAACTTGCTGACCTCACCCAAATTAGCTTTCACGCGCGTGCATGCGACCGACGGCGAATCGGCTGCCCGCCGGCGCGGACGACGCCTCGGCGGGCGGGGACTCCCCCGGACGTGCACGCCGGCCGGAGCCGGGGAAAAATAAcgggcggcggcgtcgagccGGATAGGAGCTGTCGATTTTCCCCGGCACCTGATCCATCACTCGCTCTTCCGTGTCTAGGATGCGTCTGTGATATGGTCCTTCCTCGATCTTTGTTTCTCAAAAGCTCACGGCCGCAACACGTACACACCTGAAAACTAATATAATACTGCTAATAATTCCCTTTGTGTACACAAGATATCAGCTAAAAAGTCACCAAACGGAAAACAGTTTCTTTTGTAGACGAAGAAGCAAACTATTTTCTTGCTCTCGAGGAACTTGTTGGTTCCCAACTAAAACGAAACCTTCTTCTGATTAGCATTTTTGAACAGTGATAGTCAAGCCTgtttcctctcctctccctctcacTTGCATTATGCCGCCTAAACAATGGCGCCGAGCACGCACACCGCCTGATCGCTTATCATGTGAGGCGTGCAATAATTTACCGGGTCCAACTGGCCCTTGGAGATACCcaagagagagggggaggaaTCTCGCCGCGGATAGAGCCTGCGAGCAGGacatcatcatcctcccccaGCTTATTTTTCGCCCAATAATTGTGGTTTGACTCGCAGATTAATTATGATGCCACGCCGCTTAATAATCGATCGAGCTGCTAGCGCTGGACTCGACGACTGTTACTCACCGCGCTTAATTCCCCTTGCTCGAATTTCTAAAAAATATATATGCTGTTTCAACTTGCAGATTTATAAGCGTTAGGCACAACTCATGGAACAGTCAGATCAGCATCAGATTGGCATGCACACACGTAATTATCTGCCTATTTATCTGTCCCATTCATGTatcatcttttcttttctaatcaAGGGTCGGTGTGTGAGCCCCTGGTCAGATAGAAATTATGGGAAAATAATGGGCTGAGAGCATGTCAACACAGAAAAGCTAAACGAGGAATTAGGTGGCCGCGGCATTAGTCACACCAATTCCAGGCTCAGGGAGTATCCAATCAGGTTTCTATTATTCTCCTCCTCTCGAGAAGGAAAAGGATGCAATTGTAATTTAAACGAGATTTTGCGATCTCGAGCTTGGAAGGGCCACCATCTGACGATGAGGAATTACTCGACCGCGCGAGTGAGTATCTTGTTTTGTCAATTGCTTGGCTCTCTGAATCTGCTTGGGGTGGAAGGCCGGAGATTAAAAACGTTAGGGAGCAGTAGTACTATATGGATGCTGCGGTCATAATGAACCTGAGACATTTTTTTTGGTAGTATAACCTTGTATTTCTCCTGCCCCATTCAGAAACGAACAACACTGCAGAAACTAACCATGCATAGCCCTGTTTCAGGAATACCAGCAGCTGGAGGCCCGGAACTGATTGGATGAGAGGATTCAGTTAGTTGAGAAACGAGAAGTCAGCGCTGCTCAACAATGACACAAATGCAATCAGATTGTTTGCCGGGCCCCTGCTCCCTAAGCAGGGCTCAGCTGGAGCTTATCCCCGGAATGATTAGCTCGCCCAGCTCATAGGAATCCAGATTCTTTTCTGCGTCCTAGCTTCAATCTCACACCATGTGATTCTCGTTCTGTCAAGCATCTACATGGAGATCGCTGCGTAGATAGTGGTTTGGGCATTTGCACCCTGCTATTGTGAGGAGATCTCATGAACTGTCAGCATGCATGTGTTGTAATTGTAACTGCGCGAGTGCTGAAGTGCGGAGAAAATGGGGTGACGATGCGCATAGAGATTGGAGACCACTGTTGCTTTTTAATTGTATATAAAAGCATGCAATTATTGGCGCTCCGGCTGTCGTCCCATTTGGAGGAGAATCTCTTATGCTGTTTCATCGGAGTCGATCGAACTGGAAAGGAGTTGAATACTGCGCTGCGCATCGTGATTCAGTGTCCTGACACCAACGGATTAAAGGGCTGGACTAGGATTCCAAGAACCGATATTTCTGGATTCAACTTCTCTTTATTATCACCCTTTTGCCCTTTTCTGCTACTTGCTGACAGCGAGGTGTCACCCACCTATGTGTTCGTGTTCTTGCCAAGCTATCAGCAGTAATTCGTTTGCTCAAAAAGAGCGAAAGAAACAGTACAGCGACTCTCAAGAACTCGTCCAAGCGCTAGATATTCGATCGTTTTTACTATCTTTTCAGAGATGGATGAAGTAAAGCGAGATGAGAAGTGGACACGTAGCAAGTACTAGCTTGCAGACTGCTGACGGTCTTGCGGTTGATTTCAGGTCGCCCAAAGCCTCAAGAAATCAAAAGGCAAACAGTTGTTCAGACTATGGCAGGAAGACTAGGTTGCTAAATGCCACGGCCATGGaaggttttccctaattttctAGCTCTATTATTGGCCCAGTTGCCTGATAGGTGATAACTTATCGCCAGCTCCGAACTTTTTCAAATTAATCTCCTGTAGGTGTAGGCGTAGGCGTATGAAACTGCACCTCCTAGTTGAGATGTTCAGTCGCTGTGGCTAAGCTTTACGGCCGATCATTGTCAGAaccttttttatttttctcGGCTGAGTTTCGTGTTCAAGCATGTAGCCACATACCACGGAACAGACCGGCGCATGTAGGAAGATAAGCATAGTGATGCATCATTGAATCATGTCTGATGGTCGATGCTCACCTGCTAGGGCTTCCTCAGTTGCAGATAGGGTCAACTCGGTTCCTCCATTCATGTCTCTCTTGCCATAACTGTTTCAATTTTCTGCAGTAGCAGTACTAGTTTCATGCCTACCATATAAAGAGATAGCTGCCGATCCTGACCCTACATTATATACTCAAAAGAAATTATATGGAATCTAAACATATTCAGCTAGAACTGCAAGACTCTCGGATCGATTGGTTGGTTGGTGGTAATGGTTGGCCCAAATTCCGCTGCCGCGTACAGCCATACATTACCAAAAATGGTTTTGTCCCTATGAATAGCTGGATTACCCTTTGCGTACCCAAAAGGGCGGGATCGGCGAATAATCAAACCCTAGATTCAGACAGGCAATCAAACATACAGACATCACGCCCTCCTGATGTGTCAAAAATTCAAATCAAGACGACTGGGGAGCGGAGTACGAACGAGCTAGCTGACCAAACTGCGCCGGTTAAAAACGACAGTTAGGATAGAGATGGCATGGGCTCATGTCATCTTCAGGGCTTTACTTTGGGGGCTGCATATTCTCTCACCCCAGGCGCACCCATTGGTGTCTGATGACATGGAGCTTATGATACTCGTATATACTAGTGCTGTTTTCCCTAGTGCTGACTGTGAATGGATCCTTCGCTCTTGGTTCTTGTGCTGTCGGTATTATTTGAGGAACTGCATGTTTGCCTGAAAATAAAAAAACACAGCGTGGGCTGACGACTGCCGTGCTATGAGCATACTATATGGTTAATAGTTAATCCTAGTGGCTGTGATTAAACCTTCAGTAATTTTATTGTGGATTGTACATTTTATATGTTGTGTAAAAATTGGACTGAAAATCTGAAAGTTAGTAGCCGTAAGAACTGCGGAGGAAAAAAAAAGCTGCAGTAACTTTCAGAGATCGAAAACTGGTCGGGTCATATATCCGTGTCCATGCACACCGATTTACTAGTTATTAGTACTACTGCACTAACAAAGAAAGCAACTTAACTATGCTATCACCCACTTGCATTATACGTTGAGTCCTGAGTAAAATTCTTCCACTACATACATACGTCTAATCGAT from Panicum hallii strain FIL2 chromosome 9, PHallii_v3.1, whole genome shotgun sequence includes:
- the LOC112877732 gene encoding flavin-containing monooxygenase FMO GS-OX5-like isoform X2; protein product: MSIGRFRKELTARDRLLLVSRSATLRAENFLAPFTRRPLITSRQLAHRLAKRKQPRSPVTRTQPSSPSHTQARSHTAPVHQASRMRRAEVAVVGAGAAGLVAARELLREGHAVAVFEKSGRAGGTWAYDPRADADPLGRDPRAPGAVHGSLYASLRTNLPRELMGFSGFPLAGRVFAGDARAFPGHREVLAFLDAFAEESGVAARVRLRAEVLRVRPLGEGQGERWAVAWRGEDGEVAEEVFDAVVVCSGHCTVPLVPKIRGIDKWRGKQMHSHNYRVPEPFRDQSVVVVGLGASGIDIAREISNVAKDVHIAARYSEDRLGKIELYQNVWMHGEIDSIQDDARVRFAEGSAVAADTILYCTGYRYHFPFLDLDGLTVDDNRVGPLYGHVFPPKYAPNLSFVGVPSKTLIFQALELESKWVAAALSGRATLPGEERMMAAVREGYRRMEAAGRPKRHTHALWPEWVEYMNWLADQVGEPHLEARRHELYERALRCIWSLDDRYRDRWEEEEEEHGGGDCGVVEVNMPKHHRIVVIPPLDDE
- the LOC112877732 gene encoding flavin-containing monooxygenase FMO GS-OX5-like isoform X1 is translated as MSIGRFRKELTARDRLLLVSRSATLRAENFLAPFTRRPLITSRQLAHRLAKRKQPRSPVTRTQPSSPSHTQARSHTAPVHQASRMRRAEVAVVGAGAAGLVAARELLREGHAVAVFEKSGRAGGTWAYDPRADADPLGRDPRAPGAVHGSLYASLRTNLPRELMGFSGFPLAGRVFAGDARAFPGHREVLAFLDAFAEESGVAARVRLRAEVLRVRPLGEGQGERWAVAWRGEDGEVAEEVFDAVVVCSGHCTVPLVPKIRGIDKWRGKQMHSHNYRVPEPFRDQSVVVVGLGASGIDIAREISNVAKDVHIAARYSEDRLGKIELYQNVWMHGEIDSIQDDARVRFAEGSAVAADTILYCTGYRYHFPFLDLDGLTVDDNRVGPLYGHVFPPKYAPNLSFVGVPSKTLIFQALELESKWVAAALSGRATLPGEERMMAAVREGYRRMEAAGRPKRHTHALWPEWVEYMNWLADQVGEPHLEARRHELYERALRCIWSLDDRYRDRWEEEEEEHGGGDCGVVEVNMPKHHRIVVIPPLDDDYIPWPNERASSPFLRKSRRWAGCCTVWATPGCLPPHCSRALSVRSSRSAINFFARLWWASWGRCWTQDI